The Streptococcus oralis DNA window GGTCAATAACTATGTCAAACATGGTTACCTGACAAAGCCAGACAAGAAAAAATACCAACGCAAACAGATTGCACGTTTGATTGCCATCACCACTCTCAAGTCTGTCTTTTCAATCCAAGAAATCGCTCAGACACTGAATACCCTACAAAGTCAAGCCAGTTCAGACCAGCTCTACGATGCTTTTGTGGACTACATGAACCATGGGATTGATCCAGATAATCCTATTATCCAAACCAGCTGTCAAACGGTTAAACTCTATCATCAAACTCTAGACTTAATCCTTGTCAAAGAAGAGGAGGAAATCCAATGAATACCAGTCTAAAACTCAGTAAAAAGCTCAGTTTTGGAGAGGAAATTGCTAATAGCGTGACCCATGCTGTGGGTGCCATTATCATGCTCATCCTACTCCCTATTTCATCCACCTATAGTTATGAAGCACACGGATTTTTATCATCTTTTGGCGTTTCTATCTTTGTTATCAGTCTCTTTCTCATGTTCCTCTCGTCAACCATTTACCACTCTATGGCCTATGGTTCGACCCACAAATACGTCTTGCGAATCATCGACCATTCTATGATTTATGTGGCTATCGCAGGCTCTTATACGCCGGTCGTATTGACTTTGATGAATAATTGGTTTGGCTATCTGATCATTGCCATTCAGTGGGGAACGACCATCTTTGGCATCCTTTATAAAATCTTTGCTAAAAAGGTCAATGAGAAATTCAGCCTTGCCCTTTACCTGATCATGGGCTGGTTGGTTCTGGCTATCATTCCTGCCATTATCAGTCAAACAACACCAATTTTCTGGAGTCTCATGGTAACTGGCGGACTCTGTTATACAGTTGGAGCTGGATTTTACGCTAAGAAAAAACCTTATTTCCACATGATTTGGCATCTTTTTATCCTAGCGGCATCTGCACTTCAGTACATCGCCATTGTTTATTACATGTAAAAAAGTTGAGAATTTTTTCTCAACTTTTTTCTTTACACATATTGATAAAATACTGGTGCAAGCCAACATCATCTGTTAACTCTGGATGAAAAGAAGTTACCAGCATATTTTTTTCTTGCGCAGCAACGATTTGATCATCAACTGCTGCTAGAATTTCTACACCCTCTCCAACTCTGCTGATAATCGGTCCACGGATAAAAGTCATGGGAATCTGACCGACTCCCTTACATTCTGCCTCTGTATAGAAGCTTCCTAGTTGACGCCCATAGGCGTTGCGCTCAACCACTATATCCATGATTCCAAGATGACTTTCTTCCTGAGAAGTGATTTCCTTAGCCAGCAAAATCAAGCCCGCACAGGTTCCAAAGACTGGTAATCCAGAGAGAATGGCTTCTCGGATGGGAAGCAGCATGTTCTGGTCGCACAAGAGCTTGCCCATGGTTGTAGACTCACCGCCAGGTAATATCAAACCCACCAAGTCACTCTGATGTTGTTGAAAATCATCCAAATTTCTGATTTCAACACTCTCGACTCCTAATTTATCTAGCACTTTTGCATGTTCTGCAAAGGCTCCCTGCAAGGCTAATATTCCGATTTTCATCTATTTTCCTCGCTCAGCCATGAGAATTTGGATTTCATTCTCATTGATACCAACCATGGCTTCACCTAGGTCTTCAGAGATTTGAGCCAGAATTTGAGGATTATGATAGTTGGTTACGGCCTTAACAATAGCACTTGCTCGTTTAACTGGGTCGCCTGACTTGAAAATACCTGAACCGACAAAGACGCCCTCTGCCCCCAATTGCATCATCAGCGCAGCATCTGCTGGTGTTGCAACACCTCCAGCTGCGAAGTTTACAACTGGCAATTTTCCATGTTCATGAACGTATTGGACCAATTCTACAGGGACTTGCAAGTCCTTGGCAGCCACATAAAGTTCATCTTCGCGAAGATTTTGAATACGGCGTATTTCTTGATTCATCATGCGCATATGGCGAACGGCTTGAACGATGTCACCTGTCCCCGGTTCTCCTTTTGTCCGAATCATGGAAGCTCCCTCAGCGATACGACGCAAGGCTTCACCCAAGTCCTTAGCTCCACAGACAAAAGGAACTTGGAATTCCTTCTTATCCACATGGAAACGGTCGTCTGCTGGAGACAGCACTTCACTCTCATCGATATAGTCAATCTCAATAGCCTCTAAAATCTGAGCTTCAACAAAATGCCCGATTCTAACCTTGGCCATCACTGGAATACTGACCGCTTCTTGGATTTCCTTAATCATCTTTGGATCACTCATACGGGAAACCCCACCAGCTGCACGAATATCAGCTGGAATCCGCTCCAAGGCCATAACAGCTGCCGCACCAGCTGCCTCTGCGATACGAGCCTGCTCAGGGTTCTGAACGTCCATGATAACCCCACCTTTGAGCATCTGTGCCAAGTTTTTATTTAGTTCATAACGATTTTCAGTCATTTCTTAATCCTCATCATTTGTATTGGTAGCTACCATTTCATTTTAAGCCAGATTAGAATGAAGTACAAGATAAAAAATCAATAATTGTATGGGTACAAATGGATTGAAAAAAACTATCTGACCTTAACTTAAGGCCAGATAGTTCATTCATTTCTATTTTTCAGCTGTAAGTGCAGCCATTGTAATGTAGTTGTATGGTTTGTTGAAATGTGGCAAGAAGAATAGGTCTGTCAAAGCCAATTTATCAATGGTTACATGCTCTTGGATAGCAAGTGAGAACATGTGGATTCCCATACTGATTGAAATATCATGTGAAACCATTTGTGCACCAAGGATTTCACGGCTGTCTTTGTCAAAGACAATCTTGATGGCAACTTCGTGATTGTCATGTTTGATAAATTCTGGTTTTTGAAGATCGTTAAAGCCAGTTTCAGTTGCATTATAGCCTGCAGCTTTGGCTTTTTCAAGAGTCAAACCAGTCGAAACCATGTGAAGACCGTAGATAGAGATACCGTTTGATCCTTGAACTCCGATTCCTTCCAATTCATGACCACAAGCGTTATAAGCACCAACGATACCAGTACGAACAGCATTAGATGCAAGAGCGATGTAACTTGTATCTTTACGAGCATTGTCATAAACAGTTGCACAGTCACCAACAGCGTATACACCTGGGATAGATGTTTCTTGTTTCTTATCTACAAGGAAGGCACCGTTACGGAAGAGTTCAATCTTTCCGTCAGCAAGAGCTGTGTTTGGACGGAAACCAACAGCAAGAACTACCATATCTACATCAAATGTTTCTTTGTCTGTTACCAAGCGTTCAACTTTTCCATCACCTTGGATGGCTTTAACTGTTTGACCAAGAGCCAAGCGGATGTTGTGGTCTTCCAAGTTCTTCGCCATCATTTGAGTAAAGTCTTTGTCATAGTAGCCGTTCAAGACAGTGTCTACAATATCTACAAGCACTACTTCTTTTCCAAGACGCTCGAAAGCTTCGGCAAGTTCTACACCGATGTAACCACCACCAACAACGGCAATGCGCTCAAGGTGCTTGCTCTTATCTTCAAGTTTTTCAATAACTTCTTCAGCATTTTGGTACAATTTAACAAATTGTACATTTTCAAGAGTTGCTTTGAATTCGCGGTTGCCCTTAACGATTTCAACACCTTCGATTGGAGGCAAGATTGGAGTTGAACCAGTTGCAAAGATCAATTTATCATAAGACTCTTTGTGCTCTTTTCCTTCAACTTCTGCAGTCACAACTTTGTTATCGTAGTCAATTGAAAGAACTGGTGAGTTCATGTAAACTTTAGCACCTTTTGCTTCCAATTTTTCTTTATCAGAGTAGAAGAGACCTTCTGGGCCATCAATTTGTTCCCCGATCCAAAGCGCCATTCCACAACCAAGGAATGAAATATTTGAGTTTTGGTCAAATACTACGATTTCGTTCTCATGTCCGAAGTTGTCCAACATGGTATTAATACAAGCTGTACCAGCGTGGTTAGCACCAACTACAACGATTTTACTCATAGAAAAATTCCTACCTTTAATTTTTGATTTACCTTTCTAGTATATCATTTACTGTTAGCGTTTACAAGGCATTTGCTCAGAATTCTCTTTTTTTCAGAAAAAAATACACTTAACATTGATAAATCTAATTTTTCTATCGCTTTCATATTAGTTTTGAGCATATTTCTTGACTTTTTGTCAAAATTCATTTGTGAAAACGCTGACTTTATGATATGCTAGATACATGGAAAGAAAATGTAAGGGGTTTAATTTTTCTTTAACGACCTTATATTGAATGATTTCCTATAAAGAGAAAGGAGCTGGTAGCTTGCCTCTTCATTCACGTTCTGAACGGCTAATGGGAACAACTATCACGATTTCATTAGTAGATGAACAGGCTGATTGCCTACTTCAAGGAGCCTTTGATTTGCTCAAGGAGCTCGAATACCGCTTCAACGCCAATAGTCAAGAATCCGAACTGATGGAAATCAACTACCAGGCTGGAATCGCACCTGTTAAGGTTCATCCTGACCTGTTTGAACTGATTGCTCTTGGACTGGAGCATAGCCTAGCTCCGTCTAGCCATCTAAATATCAGTATTGGTCCCTTGATTCAAACCTGGCGAATCGGATTTGCAGATGCACGGCTTCCAGAGTTAGACGAAATCGAAGCTGTCTTGCCACTAGTTGACCCGCATTTTATCAAGTTAGATCCGACTAGCTCTACTGTCTATTTAGAGAAGAAAGGAATGAAGCTTGATTTAGGTTGCTTAGCCAAGGGCTATAGTGCAGATAAGGTTGCCCAGTATTTAAAAGCACACGGTGTCACCTCTGCCCTGATCAATCTCGGAGGAAATATCCTCACCATCGGAAACAATCAAGCCAAAGAAGGGAAAGCCTGGCAGATTGGGATTCAAGATCCGAGAAATCCTCGTGGCAATCATCTCCTAACCATTCCTGCTTCTAACAAATCCGTTGTCACTTCAGGTATCTATGAACGCCACCTGACAGTAGATGGAAAAGACTATCACCATATCTTTGATAGTGAGACAGGATTTCCTGTCGAAACCGATCTTGCTAGCCTGACGATTATCTCTGATAAATCCGTTGATGGTGAGATATGGACAACACGCCTTTTCGGAGAACGAAGCGCTTCTATCCTCTGGCAAGTCGAAAGTATAGATGGGATTGAAGCCATCCTCATCGACAAAGAGGGACGCCTTGCATGTTCTTCAGGCCTTCAAAATTGTATTATGTAAAAAGAGAAAGGAAATCTCATGCTAAAACTTATTGCCATTGTTGGAACGAACTCTAAACGTTCTACAAACCGCCAATTGCTCCAATACATGCAAAAACACTTTGCGGATAAAGCTGAAATTGAACTCGTTGAAATCAAGGATATCCCTGTTTTCAACAAACCAGCAGATAAGCAACTTCCAGCTGAAATTCTTGAGATTGCAGCTAAAATTGAAGAGGCTGATGGTGTGATTATCGGTACTCCTGAGTACGACCACTCTATCCCTGCGGTTTTGATGAGCGCTCTTGCTTGGCTATCTTACGGTATCTACCCACTTTTGAACAAACCAATCATGATCACTGGTGCTTCCTATGGTACACTTGGTTCCTCTCGTGCCCAATTGCAGCTTCGTCAAATCTTGAACGCTCCTGAAATTAAGGCAAATGTTCTACCAGATGAATTCTTGCTTTCTCACTCTCTTCAAGCATTTAACCCAAGTGGCGACTTGGTTGACCTTGATGTCATCAAGAAATTGGATGCCATCTTTGATGACTTCCGTATCTTTGTGAAGATTACTGAGAAATTGCGCAATGCACAAGAATTACTTCGCAAAGATGCAGAAGAATTTGACTGGGAAAATTTGTAAGATAGGAGACCGAAAGAATGAAATTTGTTGGACTTGTTGGATCAAACTACGATCAATCATATAACCGCAAACTCTTGGAATTTATTCGTCGCAATTTCAAATTCAAATTTGAATTAGAAGTCCTTGAAATCGACGAAGTTCCAATGTTTAACCAAGACGAAAAATGGGACGAAAGCTTCCAATTGCGTTTCTTGTATAACAAGATTACACGTGCTGATGGTGTTATTATCGCTACTCCTGAGCACAACCACACTATCTCAGCTTCACTCAAATCTGTACTCGAATGGCTTTCATACGAAGTTCATCCATTTGAAAACAAGCCTGTTATGATTGTGGGTGCATCATACTATGACCAAGGAACATCACGTGCCCAAGTTCACCTTCGTAAAATCCTTGATGCTCCAGGTGTTAATGCCTACACGCTTCCAGGTAACGAATTCCTTCTTGGTAAAGCCAAAGAAGCTTTTGATAACAATGGAAACATCACCAACGAAGGAACTGTTAAATTCCTTGAAACTTGCTTAGATAACTTTGTAAAATACGTAGGAGTCGTTTCGAAATTGAAAAAACCAAAACCAATCGAACCAGAAGACTTGGATTGTGGAAAACCAATTGCTACAACCATTACAGAAGTTGATCCTGACGATCCAGAATGGGTAGAAAAAGTTGCAGCAATCACTGGAGCTGTTTCTGGTGATACCTATGTCAAATTGGACCACGGTATCTTGACAGTTAACCAAATTGATATGTTTTTGAAAGCTATGCCGTTTGAATTGACATACGCTGACGATAACAACCAATTCCTATACTACAACAACGCTCACCAAGATCCAGACACCATGTTTGCTAAACGTGTACCACCTCAATCAGGTAGCCGTATGTCGACTGTTCATGGTTCTCTCCCACCAGCACGTATGAAGAACGTAGAGTGGGTTATCGGAACACTTCGCAACGGAAACCAAGAATACGTTCGTACGATCGTTCCAGGTTCTCCTGCAGGTGTCATCAACACCCACAACTACCAAGCAATGTACTATCCTGATGGATCATACGCTGGTATCAATGAAATCGTCTTTAACTTCCAACCATGGCTTGACTGGTACCTAAAAGAGACTGGTCAACGTTTGGTGGGTGGTAGCGGACCATTTGCTCCTGCAGCTGGAGGTCATGGAGACGCCGATGCTACTTCTGGCGCTTCTGATTCAGGTGATGCTGGAGGCCACGGTGGTGACGCAGACGCTACATCTGGCGCAAGCAACTAAGAAACCAAAAGGAGCCATTTGCTCCTTTCAGATCGAATACAAAGTCCTTAGAAGACACTTTTCTAAGGGCTTTTCTTTTTGTAAAGTTGTATCATAGAGGTAAGAAAAGTTGTGAGGTGCTAACTATGTTTCACAAAGAAAAACCAGATTATCATCGCTGCCAATATGGCTTCTATACGATAGACGAATTGGTCCCAAGAGATCACTTTCTTCGCCAAGTGGAATCAGAGGTTGATTTTGACTTTATCTATGACTTAGTTGAAGATACCTATAGTCCAGATAATGGTCGTCCTAGTCTCGATCCCGTCATGTTAGTCAAAATTCCTTTGATTCAATGCTTTTATGGCATTCGCTCCATGCGCCAAACCATTAAAGACATTGAAGTAAACGTAGCCTATCGTTGGTTTCTTGGACTAAGCTTGGATGACAAGGTGCCTCATTTTACCACATATGGAAAGAATTACAGTCGTCGCTTTCAAGATAAAGAACTGATTACCGAGATATTTTTACAAGTACTCCATCAAGCTTTATTTGCTGGTTTAATGGATCCTTCGGAAATATTTGTGGATGGTACCCATATCAAAGCTGCAGCTAACAGTCACAAGTATCATAAGGAAATGGTTGCCCAACAAGCTAAATTTATGAGTGAGCAATTGGAAGTTGAGATTGATGTAGATAGGAGAAAACACGAAAAAAGTCCTTAAAGCCCGCAAAAGAAAGCGAGGCTAAGGAAAAGAAAATCTCAAGGACAGATCCTGAGAGTGGTTGGTTCCACAAGGGGGAACACAAGGAAGTATTTGCCTATTCTGCCCAAGTAGCGTGTGATAAGCATGGTTGGGCCTTGGCTTATAGTGTTGAAGCAGGAAATGTACACGACAGTCAGGCTTTCCCTGCCCTTTTTTCAAAGTTAGAAGCTTTCTCCCCACGCTACATTATTGCGGAATCAGGCTATAAGACCCCAGCTATTGCCCATTATTTATTACAGCGAAACATTATCCCTGTCTTCCCCTATACCCGCCCCAAGGGAGTAAGGGGGAACTTAAGACCCGGTGATTTTGTTTATGATGCCTTCTATGACTGTTACCTCTGTCCAGAGAACCAAGTATTAGCCTATCGCACGACGACCCGAGCAGGCTATCGTGAGTATAAGAGTGATCCAAAAGTATGTATCGCCTGTCCCCTATTATCCGTTTGTACGCAGAGCCAGAATCAGCAGAAAGTCATCACAAGACATGTATGGAAAGACGAACTTGAATATTGTGAAGAGATTCGACACCAAAGAGGGATGAAGGAGCTTTATAAGAAGCGCAAAGAAACAATTGAGCGACTCTTTGGGACTTGCCAAAGAATACCACAACCTTCGTTATACAAGAGAGAAAGGCAAGTCCAAGATGGAAGATAAGATTGGGCTTACTTTAGCGTGTTTGAATCTCAAAAAACTAGTAAAAATGAGGGTGGACAAGCCTTTTTATTTTGTTCAAATGACCATTATTCTATCAAAAGATGGAATTTTAGCCTGACAAACAGAAAAAGACAAACACCATTTGGAATGTTTGTCTTCAATCTAAGACGGAAGACCCTTCTTCCGTCTTATTTCTGGTATCAAGACTCTGGAATCAATCGATTCCAAGCTCTTCCTTCTTCTTCTGCTTGGTTTCCTTGTGATTATCATAGCGATCTACCAAGAACTTGGCGATTTCTTTGAGGATAAAATGAGTCGGGATT harbors:
- a CDS encoding NADPH-dependent FMN reductase yields the protein MLKLIAIVGTNSKRSTNRQLLQYMQKHFADKAEIELVEIKDIPVFNKPADKQLPAEILEIAAKIEEADGVIIGTPEYDHSIPAVLMSALAWLSYGIYPLLNKPIMITGASYGTLGSSRAQLQLRQILNAPEIKANVLPDEFLLSHSLQAFNPSGDLVDLDVIKKLDAIFDDFRIFVKITEKLRNAQELLRKDAEEFDWENL
- a CDS encoding NAD(P)H-dependent oxidoreductase — protein: MKFVGLVGSNYDQSYNRKLLEFIRRNFKFKFELEVLEIDEVPMFNQDEKWDESFQLRFLYNKITRADGVIIATPEHNHTISASLKSVLEWLSYEVHPFENKPVMIVGASYYDQGTSRAQVHLRKILDAPGVNAYTLPGNEFLLGKAKEAFDNNGNITNEGTVKFLETCLDNFVKYVGVVSKLKKPKPIEPEDLDCGKPIATTITEVDPDDPEWVEKVAAITGAVSGDTYVKLDHGILTVNQIDMFLKAMPFELTYADDNNQFLYYNNAHQDPDTMFAKRVPPQSGSRMSTVHGSLPPARMKNVEWVIGTLRNGNQEYVRTIVPGSPAGVINTHNYQAMYYPDGSYAGINEIVFNFQPWLDWYLKETGQRLVGGSGPFAPAAGGHGDADATSGASDSGDAGGHGGDADATSGASN
- the nox gene encoding H2O-forming NADH oxidase, whose amino-acid sequence is MSKIVVVGANHAGTACINTMLDNFGHENEIVVFDQNSNISFLGCGMALWIGEQIDGPEGLFYSDKEKLEAKGAKVYMNSPVLSIDYDNKVVTAEVEGKEHKESYDKLIFATGSTPILPPIEGVEIVKGNREFKATLENVQFVKLYQNAEEVIEKLEDKSKHLERIAVVGGGYIGVELAEAFERLGKEVVLVDIVDTVLNGYYDKDFTQMMAKNLEDHNIRLALGQTVKAIQGDGKVERLVTDKETFDVDMVVLAVGFRPNTALADGKIELFRNGAFLVDKKQETSIPGVYAVGDCATVYDNARKDTSYIALASNAVRTGIVGAYNACGHELEGIGVQGSNGISIYGLHMVSTGLTLEKAKAAGYNATETGFNDLQKPEFIKHDNHEVAIKIVFDKDSREILGAQMVSHDISISMGIHMFSLAIQEHVTIDKLALTDLFFLPHFNKPYNYITMAALTAEK
- the pdxT gene encoding pyridoxal 5'-phosphate synthase glutaminase subunit PdxT, with amino-acid sequence MKIGILALQGAFAEHAKVLDKLGVESVEIRNLDDFQQHQSDLVGLILPGGESTTMGKLLCDQNMLLPIREAILSGLPVFGTCAGLILLAKEITSQEESHLGIMDIVVERNAYGRQLGSFYTEAECKGVGQIPMTFIRGPIISRVGEGVEILAAVDDQIVAAQEKNMLVTSFHPELTDDVGLHQYFINMCKEKS
- a CDS encoding FAD:protein FMN transferase, with the protein product MPLHSRSERLMGTTITISLVDEQADCLLQGAFDLLKELEYRFNANSQESELMEINYQAGIAPVKVHPDLFELIALGLEHSLAPSSHLNISIGPLIQTWRIGFADARLPELDEIEAVLPLVDPHFIKLDPTSSTVYLEKKGMKLDLGCLAKGYSADKVAQYLKAHGVTSALINLGGNILTIGNNQAKEGKAWQIGIQDPRNPRGNHLLTIPASNKSVVTSGIYERHLTVDGKDYHHIFDSETGFPVETDLASLTIISDKSVDGEIWTTRLFGERSASILWQVESIDGIEAILIDKEGRLACSSGLQNCIM
- the pdxS gene encoding pyridoxal 5'-phosphate synthase lyase subunit PdxS: MTENRYELNKNLAQMLKGGVIMDVQNPEQARIAEAAGAAAVMALERIPADIRAAGGVSRMSDPKMIKEIQEAVSIPVMAKVRIGHFVEAQILEAIEIDYIDESEVLSPADDRFHVDKKEFQVPFVCGAKDLGEALRRIAEGASMIRTKGEPGTGDIVQAVRHMRMMNQEIRRIQNLREDELYVAAKDLQVPVELVQYVHEHGKLPVVNFAAGGVATPADAALMMQLGAEGVFVGSGIFKSGDPVKRASAIVKAVTNYHNPQILAQISEDLGEAMVGINENEIQILMAERGK
- the trhA gene encoding PAQR family membrane homeostasis protein TrhA, which produces MNTSLKLSKKLSFGEEIANSVTHAVGAIIMLILLPISSTYSYEAHGFLSSFGVSIFVISLFLMFLSSTIYHSMAYGSTHKYVLRIIDHSMIYVAIAGSYTPVVLTLMNNWFGYLIIAIQWGTTIFGILYKIFAKKVNEKFSLALYLIMGWLVLAIIPAIISQTTPIFWSLMVTGGLCYTVGAGFYAKKKPYFHMIWHLFILAASALQYIAIVYYM
- a CDS encoding DUF1836 domain-containing protein codes for the protein MNSNFSYPKWEDIPNIDLYLDQVLLYVNQVCAPISPDKDKGLTASMVNNYVKHGYLTKPDKKKYQRKQIARLIAITTLKSVFSIQEIAQTLNTLQSQASSDQLYDAFVDYMNHGIDPDNPIIQTSCQTVKLYHQTLDLILVKEEEEIQ